A region of Faecalibacterium taiwanense DNA encodes the following proteins:
- a CDS encoding QueT transporter family protein, with protein MNQNPSVRKLVRCGVVAAIYVVLCMALQPLSYGAVQVRVAEALCLLPVFGAEYIAGVVLGCFLANLLGSTIVDVIFGTLATLLACLVTYKLRNIRIKGLAVAASLPPVLFNAVIIGIEIAVMFPDPTSSAPIWLACITNGISVGIGELISCTVLGVLLVKIIESSKALRKIFAA; from the coding sequence ATGAATCAGAATCCTTCCGTCCGTAAACTGGTGCGCTGCGGCGTGGTCGCAGCCATTTATGTTGTTCTCTGCATGGCTCTGCAGCCGCTCTCCTATGGTGCGGTACAGGTGCGTGTGGCTGAGGCGCTCTGCCTGCTGCCGGTGTTCGGTGCCGAGTACATTGCCGGTGTGGTACTGGGCTGCTTTTTGGCAAACCTGCTGGGCTCCACCATCGTGGATGTCATCTTTGGCACCCTTGCCACCCTGCTGGCCTGCCTTGTCACCTACAAGCTGCGGAACATCCGCATCAAGGGTCTGGCTGTGGCGGCTTCCCTGCCGCCGGTGCTGTTCAATGCCGTGATCATCGGCATTGAGATCGCCGTCATGTTCCCGGACCCCACCTCCAGCGCTCCCATCTGGCTGGCCTGCATCACCAACGGCATCTCCGTAGGTATCGGCGAGCTCATCAGCTGCACCGTTCTGGGTGTGCTGCTGGTGAAGATCATCGAGAGCAGCAAGGCCCTGCGCAAAATTTTTGCAGCTTAA
- a CDS encoding HAD family hydrolase, translating into MQANGMIFWDWNGTLMDDVDFTHSCLNWMLETHGYPQRYDLAAYREIFGFPIEEYYIRAGFDFARHPYPELAECFMEHYNAGVDACPPSAHAAETLAELSRRGWRQSVLSASRRDYLIEQVAARGLQGYFTELLGLADIYGVSKVQVGKQWLAQSGIAPAACVMVGDTQHDAEVAKALGTKCVLYTGGHQSRARLEAVCPNVIDDLAQLPQLLETL; encoded by the coding sequence ATGCAGGCAAACGGAATGATCTTCTGGGACTGGAACGGCACTTTGATGGATGATGTTGATTTCACCCACAGCTGTCTCAACTGGATGCTGGAGACCCACGGTTATCCGCAGCGGTACGATCTTGCCGCTTACCGGGAAATTTTCGGTTTTCCCATTGAGGAATACTACATCCGCGCCGGCTTCGACTTTGCCAGACATCCCTATCCGGAGCTGGCCGAGTGCTTTATGGAACATTATAACGCAGGTGTGGATGCCTGTCCCCCCTCTGCACACGCTGCCGAAACGCTGGCCGAGCTTTCGCGCCGGGGCTGGCGGCAGAGCGTGCTTTCCGCCTCCCGCCGGGACTACCTGATCGAGCAGGTAGCCGCACGGGGCCTGCAGGGCTATTTTACTGAGTTGCTCGGCCTTGCAGACATCTATGGCGTAAGCAAAGTGCAGGTGGGCAAACAGTGGCTTGCACAAAGCGGCATCGCCCCTGCTGCCTGCGTGATGGTGGGCGACACCCAGCACGATGCCGAAGTTGCAAAGGCCCTTGGCACAAAATGCGTGCTCTACACCGGCGGCCACCAGTCCCGCGCGCGGCTCGAGGCTGTGTGCCCGAATGTCATCGACGATCTGGCACAGCTGCCGCAGCTGCTGGAAACCTTATAA
- a CDS encoding DegV family protein: MEMRDIMSKIAILTDSSCDIPQEMAEKYGIDIMSFHILLDDVDYVERESCTNTEFYDKMRAAKGVPSTAAITPIQFCEKYCQYVDEGYTDVIHVPINKSGSSTYNNALMAQGMLREERPEHHLKIHLLDPHTYSMVFGWYLCEMARKLKNGAEISHVIREFEKQMDCMEIVLGPYSLKQMKKSGRISAAAAVMGELMGIRPIITLIDGKTKVEAKVRGDDKVVPAMVELCKQRSEGVENFDYMIGHTNIPQTADLEKACRKAFGKPPLLVFELGGVVSANTGPDTVALVYTGHPRG, translated from the coding sequence ATGGAAATGAGGGACATTATGAGCAAGATTGCGATCCTGACCGATTCCTCCTGCGATATCCCGCAGGAGATGGCCGAAAAATACGGCATCGACATCATGAGCTTCCACATCCTGCTAGACGATGTGGACTACGTGGAGCGTGAAAGCTGCACCAACACCGAATTTTACGATAAGATGCGTGCCGCTAAGGGCGTGCCCTCCACTGCCGCCATCACCCCCATCCAGTTCTGCGAAAAATACTGCCAGTATGTGGACGAGGGCTATACTGATGTCATTCATGTACCCATCAACAAATCCGGCTCTTCCACCTACAATAACGCCCTCATGGCACAGGGGATGCTGCGGGAAGAGCGCCCGGAGCACCACTTGAAGATCCATCTGCTGGACCCCCACACCTATTCCATGGTGTTCGGCTGGTATCTGTGCGAAATGGCCCGCAAGCTGAAGAACGGTGCAGAGATCAGCCATGTGATCCGGGAGTTTGAAAAGCAGATGGACTGCATGGAGATCGTTCTGGGCCCCTACAGCCTGAAGCAGATGAAAAAGAGCGGACGTATCTCTGCCGCTGCTGCTGTTATGGGCGAGCTGATGGGCATTCGTCCCATCATCACCCTGATCGACGGCAAGACCAAGGTGGAAGCCAAGGTACGCGGCGATGACAAGGTGGTGCCCGCCATGGTGGAGCTGTGCAAACAGCGCAGCGAAGGGGTGGAGAACTTTGATTATATGATCGGCCACACCAACATCCCGCAGACCGCCGATCTGGAAAAGGCCTGCCGCAAGGCCTTTGGCAAGCCGCCGCTGCTGGTGTTTGAGCTGGGCGGTGTCGTTTCCGCCAACACCGGCCCCGACACGGTGGCTCTGGTATACACCGGACACCCCAGAGGGTAA
- a CDS encoding bifunctional hydroxymethylpyrimidine kinase/phosphomethylpyrimidine kinase, translating into MIHPVEPKKVLCIHDLSGMGRCSLAVILPVLSVMGVQPVALPTVVLSTHTGGLGTPARLDGCAYGEQALEHYHALGVEFDCIYTGYLGGEDQVALAEKAFALWPAAKKIVDPVMGDNGKAYSTVTPALIDRIRALCGAADLILPNYTEAQILLQRQPQTELLTDEAAQALADELTALAPGAVVTGLPLGKYIGCAGSGKDRFLIKKLHISRSFPGTGDLYGAVLIGSLLQGNALSAAADNAAEFVALSIQSTPAAQDTRYGVWFEPLLPRLCPASSAE; encoded by the coding sequence TTGATACACCCTGTTGAACCCAAAAAAGTCCTTTGCATCCACGATCTTTCCGGCATGGGCCGCTGCAGCCTTGCAGTGATCCTGCCGGTGCTGTCGGTCATGGGCGTGCAGCCGGTAGCCCTGCCCACGGTGGTGCTTTCCACCCACACAGGCGGGCTTGGCACACCTGCACGGCTGGACGGCTGCGCCTACGGCGAACAGGCGCTGGAGCATTACCATGCGCTCGGCGTGGAGTTTGACTGCATCTATACCGGCTATCTGGGCGGTGAGGATCAGGTGGCACTGGCCGAAAAAGCCTTTGCCCTCTGGCCCGCAGCCAAAAAGATCGTTGACCCGGTCATGGGCGACAACGGCAAGGCTTACTCCACCGTAACGCCTGCTTTGATCGACCGCATCCGTGCACTGTGCGGTGCTGCCGATCTGATCCTGCCCAATTACACCGAGGCACAGATCCTGCTGCAGCGTCAGCCGCAGACCGAGCTGCTCACCGATGAAGCCGCACAGGCTCTGGCTGACGAGCTGACCGCTCTGGCCCCCGGGGCTGTCGTCACCGGCCTGCCGCTGGGCAAATACATCGGCTGTGCAGGCAGCGGAAAAGACCGCTTCCTCATCAAAAAGCTGCACATCAGCCGCAGCTTTCCCGGCACCGGCGACCTGTACGGTGCGGTGCTCATCGGCTCGCTGCTGCAGGGCAACGCCCTGAGTGCCGCCGCCGACAACGCTGCCGAGTTCGTGGCGCTTTCCATCCAGAGCACGCCCGCCGCGCAGGATACCCGCTACGGGGTCTGGTTCGAGCCGCTTCTGCCGCGCCTGTGCCCGGCAAGCTCGGCAGAATAA
- a CDS encoding tRNA (cytidine(34)-2'-O)-methyltransferase, with the protein MNEKPTLNIVLVEPRIPQNTGNVARTCACTACRLHLVGPMGFAIDDKKLKHAGLDYWHYLDISYYDSLDEFFAKNSGPYYYFTTKAPQRYTDVSYPDGAYLVFGREDAGLPEALLAANQEHCIRMPMRDTCRSLNLSNSVAVGVYEVLRQWDFPELLDHGHLRDYEWK; encoded by the coding sequence ATGAACGAAAAGCCAACCTTGAACATCGTTCTGGTGGAGCCGCGCATCCCGCAGAACACCGGCAATGTGGCCCGCACCTGTGCCTGCACTGCCTGTCGGCTGCATCTGGTAGGCCCCATGGGCTTTGCCATCGATGATAAAAAGCTCAAGCATGCGGGTCTGGATTACTGGCACTACCTCGACATCAGCTATTACGACAGTCTGGACGAGTTCTTTGCCAAAAACAGCGGCCCCTATTACTATTTTACCACCAAGGCACCTCAGCGCTACACCGATGTGAGCTACCCGGACGGTGCATACCTCGTGTTCGGACGCGAGGATGCCGGCCTGCCCGAAGCCTTGCTTGCCGCCAATCAGGAGCACTGCATCCGAATGCCCATGCGCGACACCTGCCGCAGCCTGAACCTTTCCAACAGCGTGGCTGTGGGCGTGTATGAAGTGCTGCGCCAGTGGGACTTTCCGGAGCTTTTGGACCACGGACACTTACGAGACTACGAATGGAAATGA
- a CDS encoding M20 family metallopeptidase: MITPEKLLESAKELETQLRTWRRTLHRHPEVGFDLPETKALVKKALTEMGYTPQDCGKCGVLALAGGKRPGKTILLRGDMDALPIQEESGEEFASEVPGKMHGCGHDMHTAMMLGAAKLLKEHEDEIEGTIKLEFQPAEEIFQGSLDMLKNGLLENPKVDAAVMFHVLAGMPLPVGTVLVPGGGITMASCEQYHITVHGKGGHGSMPNACIDPITAAAHIHIALQEINSRELDPAKFGVFTTGRFEAGKASNVIPDSADMWGTIRTVDPEGAVSEQIHQRMTEIAQGVAAAYRCTADVEFSDHCPCMVVDTPLAKNALTYMTELLGRGAMDMTVLTGGKPGGGSEDFAFVSHEVPTVSMFLSAGNAKEGYVYGQHHPKVRFDDSVLYEGAAAYAYMGLRWLSDHKA; the protein is encoded by the coding sequence ATGATCACACCAGAAAAACTGCTCGAATCCGCAAAGGAGCTGGAAACCCAGCTGCGCACATGGCGGCGCACCCTGCACCGCCACCCGGAGGTAGGCTTTGACCTGCCCGAGACAAAAGCGCTGGTGAAAAAAGCCCTGACCGAAATGGGCTACACCCCGCAGGACTGCGGCAAGTGCGGCGTACTCGCGCTTGCGGGCGGCAAGCGCCCCGGCAAGACCATCCTGCTGCGCGGTGACATGGATGCTTTGCCCATTCAGGAGGAATCCGGCGAAGAATTTGCTTCCGAGGTGCCGGGCAAGATGCACGGCTGCGGCCACGATATGCACACCGCCATGATGCTGGGTGCGGCAAAGCTGCTCAAAGAACACGAGGACGAGATCGAGGGCACCATCAAGCTGGAATTCCAGCCTGCAGAGGAGATCTTTCAGGGTTCGCTGGACATGCTGAAAAACGGCCTGCTGGAAAACCCGAAGGTGGATGCCGCGGTCATGTTCCATGTTCTGGCCGGGATGCCCCTGCCCGTGGGCACCGTGCTAGTGCCGGGCGGCGGCATCACCATGGCAAGCTGTGAGCAGTACCACATCACCGTACACGGCAAGGGCGGCCATGGCTCCATGCCCAACGCCTGCATCGACCCCATCACCGCAGCGGCCCACATCCACATTGCCCTGCAGGAGATCAACAGCCGTGAGCTGGACCCCGCCAAGTTTGGCGTGTTCACCACGGGCCGGTTTGAAGCTGGCAAGGCATCCAACGTCATCCCGGATTCTGCCGATATGTGGGGCACTATCCGCACGGTGGACCCCGAAGGTGCCGTGAGTGAGCAGATCCACCAGCGCATGACCGAGATCGCGCAGGGCGTGGCGGCAGCCTATCGCTGCACTGCTGATGTGGAGTTCAGCGACCACTGCCCCTGCATGGTGGTGGATACGCCTCTTGCCAAGAATGCCCTGACCTATATGACCGAACTGCTGGGCCGTGGTGCCATGGATATGACCGTCCTCACCGGCGGCAAGCCCGGCGGCGGCAGCGAGGACTTTGCCTTTGTCAGCCACGAAGTGCCCACCGTAAGCATGTTTCTCTCCGCAGGCAACGCCAAGGAGGGCTATGTTTACGGCCAGCACCACCCCAAGGTACGCTTTGACGACAGCGTGCTGTACGAGGGCGCAGCGGCCTATGCCTATATGGGCCTGCGCTGGCTGAGCGACCACAAGGCATAA
- a CDS encoding 4Fe-4S dicluster domain-containing protein: MSFRGINTTVIQIRRQVFTEVARMAYANVKGEQANHLMRKIPYTIIPGEEGKLRKDIFLERAIVEERVRLAMGLPTRRMDEHNSVVSGLEDASIADKYYDPPLVNVIKFACNRCPEKLVKVSDLCQGCLAHPCMEVCPKKAITWESGRSIIDQDKCIKCGRCVGVCPYNAIVKTERPCAAACGMGAIHSDELGRAEIDYSKCVSCGQCLVNCPFGAIADKGQIYQLIQGFNRGDRIYALVAPAFINQFPGLASTGKLKAALKAVGFYDVVEVAIGADLCTVDEAHDFLEEVPEKLSFMATSCCPAWSMMAKTAFPDLAKNISMTMTPMVFTARMMKQKDPEARMCFIGPCAAKKLEASRRTVRSDVDFVLTFEELAGIIEAKDVDTSLLEVDEAEALHAASAAGRGFAQSGGVAKAVADKIKEWHPDMDVKIASAQGLAECKKLLMLAKAGKYNGYLLEGMGCPGGCIGGAGTIADPARTAIQLNKYVKEAPFADPEQSPFMSEIHVLKDDPDFEL; the protein is encoded by the coding sequence ATGAGTTTCAGAGGAATCAATACCACGGTCATCCAGATCCGCCGTCAGGTGTTCACCGAGGTGGCACGCATGGCTTACGCCAACGTCAAGGGCGAGCAGGCCAACCACCTGATGCGCAAGATCCCCTACACCATCATCCCCGGCGAGGAAGGCAAGCTGCGCAAGGACATCTTCCTGGAGCGCGCCATCGTTGAGGAGCGCGTGCGTCTGGCCATGGGCCTGCCCACCCGCCGCATGGACGAGCACAACAGCGTCGTCTCCGGTCTGGAGGATGCTTCCATCGCCGATAAGTATTATGATCCCCCGCTGGTGAACGTGATCAAGTTTGCCTGCAACCGCTGCCCGGAAAAGCTGGTCAAGGTCTCCGACCTGTGTCAGGGCTGCCTTGCCCACCCCTGTATGGAAGTGTGCCCCAAGAAGGCCATCACATGGGAGAGTGGCCGTTCCATCATCGATCAGGACAAGTGCATCAAGTGCGGCCGCTGCGTCGGCGTGTGCCCCTACAACGCCATCGTCAAGACCGAGCGTCCCTGCGCTGCAGCCTGCGGCATGGGTGCCATCCACTCCGATGAGCTGGGCCGCGCCGAGATCGATTACAGCAAGTGCGTTTCCTGCGGCCAGTGTCTGGTCAACTGCCCCTTCGGTGCCATTGCCGACAAGGGCCAGATCTATCAGCTGATCCAGGGCTTCAACCGCGGCGACCGCATCTACGCGCTGGTGGCTCCCGCCTTCATCAACCAGTTCCCGGGTCTGGCTTCCACCGGCAAGCTCAAGGCCGCCCTGAAGGCCGTCGGCTTCTACGATGTGGTGGAGGTTGCCATTGGTGCCGACCTGTGCACCGTGGACGAAGCACACGACTTCCTGGAGGAAGTGCCCGAGAAGCTCAGCTTCATGGCAACTTCCTGCTGCCCGGCATGGAGCATGATGGCAAAGACCGCTTTCCCGGATCTTGCCAAGAACATCTCCATGACCATGACCCCCATGGTGTTCACCGCCCGCATGATGAAGCAGAAGGACCCCGAGGCCCGTATGTGCTTCATTGGACCCTGCGCCGCAAAGAAGCTGGAAGCTTCCCGCCGCACCGTCCGCTCCGATGTGGACTTCGTGCTCACCTTTGAAGAGCTGGCCGGTATCATCGAGGCCAAGGATGTGGACACCAGCCTGCTGGAAGTGGACGAGGCCGAAGCTCTGCACGCTGCATCCGCAGCAGGCCGCGGCTTTGCACAGTCCGGCGGCGTTGCCAAGGCTGTTGCCGATAAGATCAAGGAATGGCACCCGGATATGGATGTCAAGATCGCATCCGCACAGGGCCTTGCCGAATGCAAGAAGCTGCTCATGCTGGCCAAGGCCGGCAAGTACAACGGCTACCTGCTGGAAGGCATGGGCTGCCCGGGCGGCTGCATCGGCGGCGCAGGCACCATTGCCGACCCCGCACGCACGGCCATCCAGCTGAACAAGTACGTCAAAGAAGCTCCCTTCGCCGACCCGGAGCAGAGCCCCTTTATGAGCGAGATCCATGTGCTGAAGGACGACCCCGACTTTGAACTTTAA
- the secA gene encoding preprotein translocase subunit SecA yields the protein MSLVEKLFGSFSDRELKKINPIAKQVLALEEKYAAMPDADLQAQTAVFKQQLADGKTTDDILPDAFAVCREAAWRVLGMKHFPVQVIGGIALHRGDISEMQTGEGKTLVATLPAYLNALTGEGVHVVTVNDYLAKRDSEWMGKLYRWLGLSVGLIAQGMDGDARRAAYAADITYGTNNEFGFDYLRDNMVTYKANMVQRGHAYAIVDEVDSILIDEARTPLIISGRGEDSSSLYTQVDRFVRTLRKSVVVELEDKVSTDEQTDGDYVVDEKHKTCTLTASGIKKAEAYFKVENLAAAENMTLAHHIDQAIKAYGVMQRDIDYVVKDGQVIIVDEFTGRLMIGRRYNEGLHQAIEAKEGVKIAAESKTLATITFQNYFRMYKKLSGMTGTAKTEATEFTEIYGLNIVTVPTNRPRQRIDYPDAIYKTVNGKYNAVIQQVLECHQKGQPVLVGTVSVEKSETLAKMLQKYTRDFNVLNAKNHEREAEIVAQAGKKGAITIATNMAGRGTDIMLGGNAEFMAKAQMRKEHFCENLLNPEKPEDADPAAVEMLLTEANGHGDTEDANILAARKRFDELYAQCKPQIDAEAEQVRAAGGLFIIGTERHESRRIDNQLRGRAGRQGDPGASRFYLSLEDDLMRLFGGDRVSSLMDTLKIDEDTPIENRMITNTLESAQKKLEGRNFEIRKNVLKYDDVMNQQREIIYGQRRKVLDGEDISTEMHKMLRENIDSSCDQFLAGDVKDDWDFGALRRHYLGWLTTEEDLHYTVADFDDISRKGIADQLYDRGMKILSDKEQRYGTPIMRELERICLLKCVDRMWMDHIDNMDQLRQGIALRGYGQKDPVVEYRIEGFDMFDQMVDSIRESSVKMLLTIEIRQAGAAPKREQVAKPTGEGFVPGNGAPGAKGAPHGQPVRVIKIGRNDPCPCGSGLKWKKCTCAKYHPEGTSTNEN from the coding sequence ATGTCCCTTGTTGAAAAACTCTTTGGCAGCTTCTCGGACCGGGAGCTGAAAAAGATCAACCCCATTGCCAAGCAGGTGCTGGCTCTGGAAGAAAAATATGCCGCCATGCCGGATGCCGACCTGCAGGCACAGACCGCTGTGTTCAAGCAGCAGCTGGCCGACGGCAAGACCACCGATGATATCCTGCCCGATGCCTTTGCCGTCTGCCGCGAGGCCGCATGGCGCGTGCTGGGCATGAAGCACTTCCCTGTGCAGGTCATCGGTGGCATTGCCCTGCACCGCGGTGATATTTCCGAGATGCAGACCGGTGAAGGCAAGACTCTTGTGGCTACCCTGCCCGCCTACCTGAATGCCCTCACCGGTGAGGGCGTGCATGTTGTCACCGTCAACGATTACCTTGCCAAGCGCGACAGCGAGTGGATGGGCAAGCTCTACCGCTGGCTGGGCCTTTCTGTCGGCCTGATCGCACAGGGCATGGACGGCGATGCACGCCGCGCCGCCTATGCTGCCGACATCACCTACGGTACCAACAACGAGTTCGGCTTCGACTACCTGCGCGACAACATGGTGACCTATAAGGCCAACATGGTGCAGCGCGGCCACGCCTATGCCATCGTCGATGAAGTGGACTCCATCCTGATCGATGAAGCCCGCACGCCCCTGATCATTTCCGGCCGCGGCGAGGATTCCTCCAGCCTGTACACACAGGTGGACCGCTTTGTGCGCACCCTGCGCAAGAGCGTGGTGGTAGAGCTGGAGGATAAGGTCTCTACCGACGAGCAGACCGACGGTGATTACGTCGTGGACGAAAAGCACAAGACCTGTACCCTGACTGCCAGCGGCATCAAGAAAGCGGAAGCCTACTTCAAGGTCGAGAACCTTGCCGCCGCCGAGAACATGACCCTTGCCCATCACATCGATCAGGCCATCAAGGCTTACGGCGTGATGCAGCGGGACATCGATTACGTGGTCAAGGATGGTCAGGTCATCATCGTGGACGAATTCACCGGCCGTCTGATGATCGGCCGCCGCTACAACGAAGGCCTGCATCAGGCCATCGAAGCCAAGGAGGGCGTGAAGATCGCCGCCGAGAGCAAAACGCTGGCTACCATCACCTTCCAGAACTACTTCCGCATGTACAAAAAGCTGTCCGGTATGACCGGTACCGCCAAGACAGAAGCCACCGAGTTCACCGAGATCTACGGCCTGAACATCGTTACGGTGCCCACCAACCGTCCCCGTCAGCGCATCGATTATCCGGATGCCATCTACAAGACGGTCAACGGCAAATACAATGCCGTTATCCAGCAGGTGCTGGAATGCCACCAGAAGGGCCAGCCCGTGCTGGTGGGTACGGTCAGCGTGGAAAAGAGTGAGACCCTTGCCAAGATGCTGCAGAAATACACCCGCGACTTCAACGTGCTGAACGCAAAGAACCACGAGCGTGAAGCCGAGATCGTGGCGCAGGCCGGCAAAAAGGGTGCCATTACCATTGCCACCAACATGGCAGGCCGTGGTACCGATATCATGCTGGGCGGCAACGCCGAGTTCATGGCCAAGGCCCAGATGCGCAAGGAACACTTCTGCGAAAACCTGCTGAACCCGGAAAAGCCCGAGGATGCCGACCCGGCTGCAGTGGAAATGCTGCTGACCGAAGCCAACGGCCACGGCGATACCGAGGATGCCAACATCCTTGCTGCCCGCAAGCGCTTCGATGAGCTGTACGCCCAGTGCAAGCCCCAGATCGATGCCGAAGCTGAGCAGGTGCGCGCTGCAGGCGGTCTGTTCATCATCGGCACCGAACGCCACGAGAGCCGCCGCATCGACAACCAGCTGCGCGGCCGTGCCGGCCGTCAGGGCGACCCGGGTGCTTCCCGCTTCTACCTGAGCCTGGAAGATGACCTGATGCGCCTGTTCGGCGGCGACCGCGTCTCCAGCCTGATGGATACCCTCAAGATCGACGAGGACACTCCCATCGAGAACCGCATGATCACCAACACGCTGGAAAGCGCCCAGAAAAAGCTGGAAGGCCGCAACTTCGAGATCCGCAAGAACGTGCTGAAGTACGACGACGTGATGAACCAGCAGCGCGAGATCATCTATGGTCAGCGCCGAAAGGTGCTGGATGGCGAGGATATCAGCACCGAAATGCACAAGATGCTGCGCGAGAACATCGATTCCAGCTGCGACCAGTTCCTGGCCGGTGATGTGAAGGACGACTGGGACTTTGGTGCCCTGCGCCGCCACTATCTGGGCTGGCTGACCACCGAGGAAGACCTCCACTACACCGTGGCCGACTTTGACGATATCTCCCGCAAGGGCATTGCCGACCAGCTCTATGACCGCGGCATGAAGATCCTCTCCGACAAGGAGCAGCGTTACGGTACTCCCATCATGCGTGAGCTGGAGCGCATCTGCCTGCTCAAGTGCGTGGACCGCATGTGGATGGACCACATCGACAACATGGACCAGCTGCGTCAGGGCATTGCGCTGCGCGGCTACGGCCAGAAGGACCCCGTTGTGGAGTACCGCATCGAGGGCTTTGACATGTTCGACCAGATGGTGGATTCCATCCGTGAGTCCAGTGTGAAGATGCTGCTGACCATCGAGATCCGTCAGGCCGGTGCTGCCCCCAAGCGTGAGCAGGTGGCAAAGCCCACCGGCGAAGGCTTTGTGCCCGGCAACGGTGCACCCGGTGCCAAGGGTGCACCCCACGGCCAGCCTGTGCGTGTCATCAAAATTGGCCGCAACGACCCCTGCCCCTGCGGCAGCGGCCTGAAGTGGAAAAAGTGCACCTGCGCCAAGTACCACCCGGAAGGCACATCGACGAACGAAAACTAA
- a CDS encoding twin-arginine translocation signal domain-containing protein gives MILSRRSFLKMAGLTVVAAAGASMFTGCGAFSTTPIKVVAAKDSTKEFQAAVAELNKKKLVVWPADANGAYLNSFLMTNLAANGLSGFAVEKAEYKTAKDAETGKEYKYLEVTVKSTK, from the coding sequence ATGATTCTGTCTCGTCGTTCTTTCCTGAAGATGGCTGGTCTGACCGTTGTTGCTGCTGCAGGTGCTTCCATGTTCACCGGCTGTGGTGCTTTCTCCACCACTCCTATCAAGGTAGTCGCCGCTAAGGATTCTACCAAGGAGTTCCAGGCTGCTGTTGCAGAGCTGAACAAAAAGAAGCTGGTCGTATGGCCTGCTGATGCAAACGGCGCTTATCTGAACAGCTTCCTGATGACCAATCTGGCCGCTAATGGTCTCTCCGGCTTCGCTGTGGAAAAGGCCGAGTATAAGACCGCTAAGGACGCAGAGACTGGTAAAGAGTACAAGTATCTGGAAGTCACCGTTAAGTCCACTAAATAA
- a CDS encoding pilin, translating into MTNTYKRVSAALLSVLLLCMFTFGASAASSLNVGIKFWKERSDKESMANTGIDASRDVTLTRQSNGTYTLTLPIQQVSKMGVTGYLSGLTIGDVTYTGTVSGDVAKGTGVLTIKNMPASVLTGSDVNKALTVTCNIQMDLSVLGEINTAARMCIWNK; encoded by the coding sequence ATGACGAACACTTATAAGCGCGTAAGCGCCGCCCTGCTCTCAGTGCTGCTGCTGTGCATGTTCACCTTTGGTGCAAGCGCTGCTTCCAGCCTGAACGTAGGCATTAAATTCTGGAAAGAAAGATCCGATAAGGAATCCATGGCCAACACCGGCATCGATGCCAGCCGTGATGTCACCCTCACCCGCCAGTCCAACGGCACCTACACGCTCACCTTGCCCATCCAGCAGGTAAGCAAGATGGGTGTCACCGGCTATCTGTCCGGCCTGACCATTGGTGATGTGACCTACACCGGCACCGTCTCCGGCGATGTTGCCAAGGGCACCGGCGTGCTCACCATCAAGAACATGCCCGCCTCGGTGCTGACCGGCAGTGATGTGAACAAGGCACTCACCGTTACCTGCAACATTCAGATGGATCTGAGCGTGCTGGGCGAGATCAACACCGCGGCCCGCATGTGCATCTGGAACAAGTAA
- a CDS encoding radical SAM protein yields MRQLAASGYREVVLSAISLPSYGLDTGTNLVELVEHCAQVEGIQRIRLGSLDPDMLTPEFITRLAAVEKLCPQFHLSLQSGCTATLRRMRRVYTAEQYAQVVDQLRAAYGERPVSFTTDCICGFPGETQADFEESCEFLKKIGFLKVHVFPYSRRSGTPAYDFPEQVHEREKQERSRVMNGIAEEVRREVLAAYVGTEDDVLLETPLSGTLFTGYTRLYIPVVVSAPGHESGQIVHVRLGEYDGERVRAALC; encoded by the coding sequence CTGCGCCAGCTGGCGGCTTCCGGCTACCGCGAGGTGGTGCTCAGTGCCATCTCCCTGCCCAGCTATGGTCTGGATACCGGCACCAACCTTGTGGAGCTAGTGGAGCACTGTGCTCAGGTGGAGGGCATCCAGCGCATCCGTCTGGGTAGTCTGGACCCGGATATGCTCACGCCGGAGTTCATCACCCGCCTTGCCGCCGTGGAAAAGCTCTGCCCGCAGTTCCACCTGAGCCTGCAGAGCGGTTGCACTGCCACCCTGCGCCGGATGCGCCGCGTGTACACCGCCGAGCAGTATGCACAGGTGGTGGACCAGCTGCGCGCCGCCTACGGGGAGCGCCCGGTCAGCTTTACCACCGACTGCATCTGCGGCTTTCCCGGCGAGACGCAGGCCGATTTTGAAGAGAGCTGCGAATTTTTGAAAAAGATCGGCTTTCTCAAGGTGCATGTGTTCCCCTACTCCCGCCGCAGCGGCACCCCGGCCTACGACTTCCCGGAGCAGGTGCACGAGCGGGAAAAGCAGGAGCGCAGCCGCGTGATGAACGGCATCGCCGAGGAGGTGCGCCGCGAAGTGCTGGCCGCCTATGTGGGCACCGAGGACGATGTGCTGCTGGAGACCCCGCTTTCCGGCACGCTGTTCACCGGCTACACCCGGCTGTACATTCCGGTGGTGGTGTCCGCCCCCGGCCACGAAAGCGGGCAGATCGTGCATGTACGCTTGGGCGAGTACGACGGCGAGCGCGTCCGTGCAGCACTTTGCTGA